The Streptomyces sp. NBC_00344 genome includes a window with the following:
- the guaB gene encoding IMP dehydrogenase — translation MTANVDGVPEKFATLGLTYDDVLLLPGASDVLPNAVDTSSRISRNVTVNIPLLSAAMDKVTEARMAIAMARQGGVGVLHRNLSIEDQANQVDLVKRSESGMVTDPITVHPDATLREADELCAKFRISGVPVTDQAGKLLGIVTNRDMAFESDRSRQVREVMTPMPLVTGKVGISGADAMELLRRHKIEKLPLVNDSGILKGLITVKDFVKAEKYPGAAKDSEGRLLVGAAVGASPEALDRAQALSDAGVDFLIVDTSHGHNSNALNWMAKIKSSVPVDVIGGNVATRDGAQALIDAGVDGVKVGVGPGSICTTRVVAGIGVPQVTAIYEAALAARAAGVPVIGDGGLQYSGDIGKALAAGADSVMLGSLLAGCEESPGELLFINGKQFKSYRGMGSLGAMQTRGQARSYSKDRYFQADVASDDKLVPEGIEGQVPYRGPLANVLHQLVGGLRQTMGYVGAATVDQMESKGRFVRITSAGLKESHPHDIQMTVEAPNYTRR, via the coding sequence ATGACTGCAAACGTCGACGGAGTGCCCGAGAAGTTCGCGACGCTCGGGCTGACGTACGACGATGTGCTGCTGTTGCCGGGCGCGTCGGACGTGCTTCCGAACGCGGTCGACACCTCGTCCCGCATCTCCCGGAACGTCACCGTGAACATCCCGCTGCTGTCCGCGGCGATGGACAAGGTCACCGAGGCGCGTATGGCCATCGCCATGGCGCGCCAGGGCGGCGTGGGTGTTCTGCACCGCAATCTGTCGATCGAGGACCAGGCCAACCAGGTCGATCTGGTCAAGCGCTCCGAGTCCGGGATGGTGACCGATCCGATCACGGTCCACCCCGACGCGACGCTGCGCGAGGCCGACGAGCTGTGCGCCAAGTTCCGCATCAGCGGTGTCCCGGTGACCGACCAGGCGGGCAAGCTGCTCGGCATCGTCACCAACCGTGACATGGCGTTCGAGTCCGACCGCAGCCGTCAGGTGCGCGAGGTCATGACGCCCATGCCGCTGGTCACGGGCAAGGTCGGCATCTCCGGCGCGGACGCCATGGAGCTGCTGCGCAGGCACAAGATCGAGAAGCTTCCGCTGGTCAACGACTCGGGCATCCTCAAGGGCCTGATCACGGTCAAGGACTTCGTCAAGGCCGAGAAGTACCCCGGTGCGGCCAAGGACTCCGAGGGCAGGCTGCTCGTCGGTGCGGCGGTCGGGGCGAGCCCTGAGGCGCTCGACCGGGCCCAGGCGCTTTCCGACGCCGGAGTCGACTTCCTGATCGTCGACACCTCGCACGGACACAACAGCAACGCCCTCAACTGGATGGCGAAGATCAAGTCGAGCGTCCCGGTGGACGTCATCGGCGGCAACGTCGCGACCCGCGACGGCGCCCAGGCCCTGATCGACGCGGGTGTGGACGGCGTCAAGGTCGGCGTCGGCCCCGGCTCGATCTGTACCACCCGGGTGGTCGCCGGAATCGGCGTCCCGCAGGTCACCGCTATCTACGAAGCGGCGCTCGCCGCGCGCGCGGCCGGCGTCCCGGTGATCGGTGACGGCGGCCTGCAGTATTCGGGCGACATCGGCAAGGCCCTGGCGGCAGGCGCGGACAGCGTGATGCTGGGGAGCCTGCTCGCCGGCTGCGAGGAGTCCCCGGGCGAGCTGCTCTTCATCAATGGCAAGCAGTTCAAGTCCTATCGCGGCATGGGTTCGCTCGGCGCGATGCAGACACGTGGGCAGGCCAGGTCGTACTCGAAGGACCGCTATTTCCAGGCCGACGTGGCGTCCGACGACAAGCTGGTGCCCGAAGGCATCGAGGGCCAGGTGCCCTACCGCGGTCCGCTGGCCAACGTGCTGCACCAGCTCGTCGGCGGTCTGCGCCAGACGATGGGCTATGTCGGCGCCGCCACCGTCGACCAGATGGAGAGCAAGGGCCGCTTCGTCCGGATCACATCGGCGGGGCTCAAGGAGAGCCACCCGCACGACATCCAGATGACGGTCGAGGCGCCGAACTACACCCGGCGCTGA
- a CDS encoding sigma-70 family RNA polymerase sigma factor, translated as MREDEASNAHGAIGALVHLAVDGDQQATHDLLAHVHPLALRYCRTRLNRLPGDARHFVEDLAQEVCVAVLMALPRYKDTGRPFEAFVFAIATHKVADLQRAAMRHPGSTAVPSDEMPERPDDSLGPEERALLSSDAAWAKKLLANLPENQRELLVLRVAVGLTAEETGQMLGMSPGAVRVAQHRALSRLRALAEQ; from the coding sequence ATGCGTGAGGACGAGGCTTCGAACGCCCATGGGGCCATCGGCGCACTCGTTCATCTCGCTGTCGACGGCGACCAGCAGGCGACGCACGATCTGCTGGCCCATGTGCACCCCCTGGCCCTGCGGTACTGCCGTACCCGGCTGAACCGGCTGCCCGGTGACGCCCGCCACTTCGTGGAGGACCTCGCGCAGGAGGTCTGTGTCGCCGTACTGATGGCGCTGCCCCGGTACAAGGACACCGGCAGGCCCTTCGAGGCCTTCGTCTTCGCCATCGCCACGCACAAGGTCGCCGATCTCCAGCGCGCCGCCATGCGGCATCCCGGGTCCACGGCCGTGCCGTCGGACGAGATGCCGGAGCGCCCCGACGATTCGCTGGGGCCCGAGGAGCGGGCACTGCTCAGCAGCGACGCCGCGTGGGCCAAAAAGCTGCTCGCCAATCTTCCGGAGAACCAGCGGGAGCTGCTGGTGCTGCGGGTCGCGGTGGGGCTGACCGCCGAGGAGACCGGCCAGATGCTGGGGATGTCGCCGGGCGCGGTGCGGGTGGCGCAGCACCGGGCGCTGAGTCGGCTGCGGGCGCTCGCCGAGCAGTAG
- a CDS encoding response regulator transcription factor — protein sequence MTSVLVCDDSPLAREALRRAVATVPGVERVTTAANGEEVLRRWGADRSDLILMDVRMPGLGGVETVRRLLSADPGARIIMLTVAEDLDGVALAVAAGARGYLHKDASRAELRATVTQALADPTWRLAPRRLRSAEMGAAPTLTAREIQVLEGMSHGRSNAEIGRELFLSEDTVKTHARRLFKKLGASDRAHAVALGFRWGLVR from the coding sequence ATGACATCCGTCCTCGTCTGCGACGATTCCCCGCTTGCCCGAGAAGCGCTCCGTCGAGCGGTCGCGACCGTGCCCGGCGTCGAGCGTGTGACGACGGCGGCCAACGGCGAGGAAGTCCTCCGCCGCTGGGGTGCCGACCGTTCGGACCTGATTCTGATGGACGTACGCATGCCCGGTCTGGGCGGCGTCGAGACCGTGCGACGGCTGCTCTCGGCGGACCCCGGCGCCCGGATCATCATGCTGACGGTCGCGGAGGATCTGGACGGTGTCGCTCTCGCGGTCGCCGCCGGTGCCCGCGGCTATCTGCACAAGGACGCCTCGCGCGCCGAGTTGCGGGCGACGGTGACACAGGCGCTCGCCGACCCGACGTGGCGACTCGCCCCGCGGCGCCTTCGTTCGGCCGAGATGGGAGCGGCGCCCACGCTCACCGCACGCGAGATCCAGGTACTCGAAGGGATGAGTCACGGACGCTCGAACGCCGAGATCGGCCGTGAGCTCTTCCTCTCCGAGGACACGGTGAAGACGCACGCCAGAAGGCTGTTCAAGAAGCTCGGCGCCTCGGACCGCGCGCATGCGGTGGCGCTCGGTTTCCGATGGGGACTGGTTCGTTAG
- a CDS encoding WhiB family transcriptional regulator: MADFSRLPGPNADLWDWQLLAACRGVDSSLFFHPEGERGAARSARETSAKEVCMRCPVRAECAAHALAVREPYGVWGGLTEDEREELMGRARNRLITAATPNGSGPS, encoded by the coding sequence ATGGCAGATTTTTCCCGCCTTCCCGGACCCAACGCCGACCTATGGGACTGGCAGCTCCTCGCGGCCTGCCGCGGGGTGGACAGCTCACTCTTCTTCCACCCGGAAGGCGAACGCGGCGCGGCGCGCAGCGCACGCGAGACCTCGGCGAAAGAGGTCTGCATGCGCTGCCCGGTCCGCGCCGAATGCGCCGCCCATGCCCTTGCCGTGCGCGAACCGTACGGCGTGTGGGGCGGACTGACCGAGGACGAACGCGAGGAACTCATGGGACGGGCGCGCAACCGGTTGATCACCGCGGCGACCCCCAACGGGTCGGGGCCCAGCTAG
- a CDS encoding LysR family transcriptional regulator, whose translation MIEARHLRVLRAVAAAGSFSAAARELGCTQPAVSQQMKALEASCGTTLLIRTGREMRLTQAGDALVRHAAGIIAGLTAAEEEVAAIAGLRAGRVRLASFPSGSSTLVPTALAALRAAHPGTRVSLVEAEPPRSVGMLRDGECDVTLAFRYGPETGEWDDLVVRRLLTDRMVGLLPEGHRLAGTAAIGVGDLADESWIAGCPRCRRQLIDVCAGEGFVPRIDFATDDYPAVIGLVGAGLGVAVLPELAIESVRRRGTVVVPVEPAVQREIVALTLPDLARVPAVAATLDRLAVAATR comes from the coding sequence ATGATCGAGGCCCGCCATCTCCGTGTCCTGCGCGCCGTCGCCGCCGCCGGCTCCTTCTCCGCCGCGGCACGTGAGCTGGGCTGCACCCAGCCTGCGGTGAGCCAGCAGATGAAGGCCCTGGAGGCCTCCTGCGGCACCACCCTGCTGATCCGTACCGGCCGTGAGATGCGGCTCACCCAGGCGGGTGACGCCCTGGTGCGGCATGCAGCCGGCATCATCGCCGGGCTGACCGCCGCGGAGGAGGAGGTGGCCGCCATCGCGGGGCTGCGGGCCGGCCGGGTGCGTCTGGCGTCCTTCCCCAGCGGCAGCTCGACGCTGGTCCCCACCGCTCTGGCCGCCCTGCGGGCCGCGCATCCGGGCACCCGGGTCTCCCTCGTCGAGGCGGAACCGCCGCGGTCGGTCGGGATGCTGCGTGACGGCGAATGCGATGTGACACTCGCCTTCCGCTACGGGCCCGAGACCGGTGAGTGGGACGACCTGGTGGTTCGCCGGCTGCTCACCGACCGCATGGTCGGTCTGCTCCCCGAAGGGCACCGGCTGGCCGGAACGGCCGCCATAGGCGTCGGCGATCTGGCCGACGAGTCCTGGATCGCGGGCTGTCCGCGCTGCCGCCGCCAGCTGATCGATGTCTGCGCCGGCGAGGGGTTCGTGCCACGGATCGACTTCGCGACCGACGACTACCCGGCGGTGATCGGCCTGGTCGGTGCGGGGCTGGGGGTGGCGGTGCTGCCCGAGCTGGCGATCGAGTCGGTGCGCCGCAGGGGCACTGTGGTGGTGCCGGTCGAACCCGCGGTGCAGCGGGAGATCGTCGCACTGACGCTGCCCGATCTGGCACGCGTGCCCGCGGTCGCGGCGACGCTGGACCGGCTCGCTGTGGCGGCCACCCGCTGA